In one window of Pseudochaenichthys georgianus chromosome 5, fPseGeo1.2, whole genome shotgun sequence DNA:
- the myorg gene encoding myogenesis-regulating glycosidase, giving the protein MYQVVPGGAGGTNTDVIPKQKHSRDTRPLVGAGVIGLVLVVAAVTAWCYYIASIRKAELLKTQLLDLNKDGYIIRNQGGSIVFRMDFRSGTLDLDSCSKEGEMLSCGKTTDRKLNFFIETVRPKDTVQCYRVRWEELVPDIPVEHAMTYTFAHWYGGAVSAIQHWPVSIKGQQAPKPFVTSDIYANRNEFGGILESYWLSSNATAIKINNSVPFHLGWNDTEKTMSFQARYNDSPFKPNPGEEPCAELSYRVCVGLDVTSIHKYMVRRYFNKPNKVPAKVMFRHPIWSTWALHKTDIDQEKVLKYAANIRKYNFNCSQLEIDDRYTRRYGDYEFDPTKFPNATAMFQKLKSDGFPASLWIHPFVNYDSENFHTCVERGLFVREPTGRLPALVRWWNGIGGILDFTNPEARDWFSSQLRSLRSRYGVSSFKFDAGETNFLPWKFSTRTPIQDPSFFTRRYTEMAIPYNDRAELRSGYQSQNISCFFRPIDRDSVWGYELGLKSIIPTVLTISILGYQFILPDMIGGNAYLNRTEGIHVLPDRELYIRWLELIAFMPSMQFSIPPWEYDDEVVEIARKYTALHESIVAPRVLELASEVLDTGDPIIRPLWWIATGDETAYKIDSQFLIGDDLMVAPVLEPGKQERDIYLPAGRWKSYKGERFDIKEPLHLTDYPVDLDEIAYFVWV; this is encoded by the exons ATGTACCAAGTTGTaccaggaggagcaggaggcacAAATACAGATGTTATCCCCAAGCAGAAACACAGCAGGGACACTCGACCCTTAGTCGGAGCCGGGGTAATCGGCCTGGTGCTGGTAGTTGCTGCAGTGACTGCGTGGTGTTATTATATAGCCTCTATACGCAAAGCTGAGCTGCTTAAGACTCAGCTCCTGGATCTGAATAAAGATGGCTACATTATCCGCAACCAGGGAGGGTCTATTGTATTCAGAATGGATTTCAG GTCAGGTACGCTGGATTTGGATTCATGCTCCAAAGAGGGGGAGATGCTGAGCTGCGGAAAAACCACTGATAGAAAACTGAACTTCTTCATCGAGACGGTGCGCCCCAAGGACACGGTACAATGCTACCGTGTGCGCTGGGAAGAACTGGTTCCTGACATTCCTGTTGAGCATGCCATGACATACACGTTTGCACACTGGTATGGTGGTGCTGTGTCAGCAATACAACACTGGCCTGTTTCCATTAAAGGCCAACAGGCTCCCAAACCCTTTGTTACAAGTGACATCTACGCAAACCGCAATGAATTTGGAGGAATTTTAGAGAGTTATTGGCTTTCATCCAATGCTACAGCCATTAAGATAAATAATTCAGTACCCTTCCACCTGGGCTGGAATGACACAGAGAAGACCATGTCCTTCCAGGCACGATACAATGACAGTCCCTTCAAGCCAAACCCAGGAGAGGAGCCATGTGCTGAACTCAGCTACAGAGTGTGCGTGGGTTTGGATGTGACATCCATACACAAGTACATGGTCCGTAGATACTTCAACAAACCAAACAAAGTGCCTGCCAAAGTCATGTTTCGCCATCCTATATGGTCGACCTGGGCTCTACATAAGACTGATATTGACCAAGAGAAAGTTTTGAAGTATGCTGCCAACATACGCAAGTATAACTTTAACTGTAGCCAACTGGAAATAGATGATCGCTACACGAGGCGCTACGGAGATTATGAGTTTGACCCCACTAAGTTCCCCAATGCCACCGCCATGTTCCAGAAGCTGAAATCAGATGGTTTTCCGGCGTCACTCTGGATTCACCCTTTTGTTAACTATGACTCGGAAAACTTTCATACTTGCGTAGAGAGGGGGCTGTTTGTCCGTGAGCCTACAGGCCGGTTGCCTGCCTTGGTGCGCTGGTGGAATGGCATTGGCGGCATTTTGGACTTCACAAATCCAGAAGCCCGTGATTGGTTTTCCTCCCAGCTACGTTCACTGCGTTCCAGGTACGGAGTGTCATCCTTTAAATTTGATGCAGGAGAGACTAACTTCTTACCATGGAAATTCAGTACCAGAACTCCCATTCAAGACCCAAGTTTTTTCACCAGACGTTACACGGAAATGGCTATTCCCTACAATGATAGAGCTGAGCTGCGCAGTGGCTACCAGTCCCAGAACATATCCTGCTTCTTCAGACCAATTGACAGAGACTCTGTTTGGGGCTACGAGTTAGGTCTCAAATCTATTATTCCCACCGTGCTTACCATCAGCATTCTTGGCTATCAGTTTATTCTACCAGACATGATCGGAGGGAATGCCTATTTGAACCGCACAGAGGGAATTCATGTCTTACCCGATCGAGAACTCTATATCCGCTGGCTGGAGCTGATAGCCTTCATGCCCTCCATGCAGTTTTCTATTCCGCCATGGGAATACGACGACGAGGTGGTTGAAATTGCACGAAAATACACAGCCCTTCATGAGAGTATTGTGGCACCCCGGGTCCTGGAGCTGGCTAGTGAGGTGCTGGACACCGGGGACCCAATCATACGGCCCCTGTGGTGGATTGCCACAGGTGATGAAACGGCCTATAAAATCGACTCACAGTTCCTGATTGGGGATGACCTCATGGTAGCCCCGGTTTTAGAGCCGGGAAAGCAAGAGCGTGACATCTACCTCCCTGCCGGCCGTTGGAAAAGCTACAAGGGGGAGCGATTTGATATCAAGGAGCCCCTCCATCTCACAGACTATCCTGTAGACCTTGATGAAATTGCTTACTTTGTTTGGGTGTAG
- the LOC117446117 gene encoding uncharacterized protein yields the protein MAPQLYLTMYKEQFASPGTAKREQLRPTSAHRRNNPQPRPDFLFPKSLQSNSRSHRIFPHPSPPADIGRPLFPPVRHLSFHSPVVTCPDNYLITGKPNLMPPVNHSPAQALPSADALQKLQLTEPPSGTEFKLHAAWKKPTARAVYPLSAPQLRQHAGAHLRTRPQTTNPQYHSLRRSSSQNNSGCYSCFQVVKPYQAGHYIIHPEFVSECLR from the exons ATGGCTCCTCAGCTCTATTTAACTATGTACAAAGAGCAGTTTGCCTCTCCTGGCACAGCAAAACGAGAACAGCTTCGACCCACCTCTGCCCACCGCAGGAACAACCCCCAGCCCCGGCCG GACTTTCTGTTTCCCAAGAGCCTTCAGTCCAACTCCAGGTCACACCGCATATTTCCACACCCTTCGCCCCCTGCGGACATTGGCCGTCCCCTCTTTCCCCCTGTCAGACATTTATCTTTCCACAGTCCAGTTGTGACTTGTCCAGACAACTACCTGATAACAGGCAAACCAAACCTCATGCCTCCTGTCAACCATTCCCCAGCACAAGCTCTGCCCTCTGCTGACGCACTGCAGAAACTACAACTGACTGAGCCTCCTTCTGGCACTGAGTTTAAGCTTCATGCAGCTTGGAAGAAGCCAACAGCAAG GGCTGTCTATCCACTATCAGCACCGCAACTCAG GCAACATGCAGGGGCCCATCTCCGAACAAGACCCCAAACCACCAACCCTCAATACCACTCTCTACGAAGGTCTAGCAGCCAGAATAATAG TGGGTGCTACAGCTGCTTCCAGGTGGTGAAGCCCTACCAGGCCGGACACTACATCATACATCCAGAGTTTGTGTCTGAGTGTCTTCGTTAG